AAGAGCGTGATACTCCGCGAACTGGATTTCAGCACCGGGTTTTACTACGATTGGAACACCTTCCTGGAAATTCTCCTTGCCGACGAAAAGAAAATTTATAACCTGCAGCTCTTTACTTCTGTGGACATCACACCTCTGATCACCGGGGACAGTGAAGTAGAGATTTTGATCACCGTCAAGGAGCGTTGGTACATTTTACCGCAGATTATTTTTGAGTTGGCAGATAGAAACTTTGCCGAATGGTGGACCAATCAGGGCAGGGATTTTTCCCGAGTCAACTTTGGCCTACGCCTCAGCCATAGCAATGTGGGTGGAAGAAATGAAAAACTGAAGTTTGCAGGTCAGCTGGGTTTCACCAAAGCCTTAGACCTACAGTACAGCATTCCATACATTGATAAAAAACAAAAGCATGGATTGGCCGCTCAGATCAATTTCCGTGAAAACAAAACTATTCCGCTCAAATCCGAATACAACAAGCAGGTCTTTTACACGGATGAAAATGAGGATATCATCAAGAAAAGCTTTGCGGCAGCACTTCGGTACACCTACAGAAGGAGTTACTACAATTACCATTTTCTGACCTTGGGCTATAGCAATACCTGGGTGGATCCGGAGGTGCTGGAAGTCAACCCCGATTACTTTCAGCATGGTAGCAATAAACTGCGGTATGCCTACGCCACCTACACCTTCAGACACGACCGCAGGGACAATGTATCCTATGCTACCAGTGGGGAGTTCCTTCAGGCTTCGGTGACCAAGTACGGCATCATCTACACCGAGGAACTCGATGAAGTAGAGGTCAATCTGACTGCCAATAAATATTTCAAAATATCTGATAAGTTTCACTTCAACACCGGGCTTACTGCAGATTGGTTTCTGAGTCAAAGCCAGCCTTATACTTTAGTGAGAGGAATTGGCTATCGCCCAAATTTCATTCGAGGCTATGAGTTAAATGTAGTCGAAGGGCAGCAGCTGTATGTTCACAAAAACAGTTTTAGGTGGAAATTTGTAGACTGGAAAATCGACCTATCTGACATGATCAGCCTGGAGCAGTTCAATACCATTCCTATTCGCCTATACCTCAGCGCCAATTTTGATCATGGCTATGTGAAGGATAGAAATCATATCCCTGAAAACTCCAGACTCGCCAACAAGTACTTGATGGGGTATGGAACCGGGATAGATCTGGTAGGATTCTATGATGCTGTATTGAGGTTTGAATACTCTTTCAACAACAGTGGAGAGGGGAATTTCTTCTTCAATTTTAATGCTCCCTTCTAATCTTGCTTCTCTACCTTCTGCTAAAACTTAAAAAATAAAGCAGGCCAAAATTATCTGAAAACCAAGTTTTTAACTAAATTAGTTAAGCACTTTTTTTCAGCTATCATGAAGCATCTGATTTTTCTAAGCTTCCTGCTTTTAATTCAGACTAGCGTAATGGCGCAGATCAGCCCCATTACACAGGTTCATGGTGCCAGGGCTCAAGCCATGGGAAATATGCGTGTGCACGGCAAGGATGCCTGGAGCTATTTCAATAACCCTGGTGGCTTAGCCTATCTAGAGCAAGCGCAGATCTCCACGGGATTTGACCATAGGTATGGGCTCAAAGAGCTGAGCACTTTGGATCTCACTGGCAGTTTCCCTACCGAACACGGAGTACTAGCCCTTGGCGTTTCACGCTTTGGAGGAAAGCTATTCAATCAACAAAGTCTCGGAATCGCCTTTGCCAATAAGCTGGGCATTGTGGCCATCGGAGGGAAGGCGGAGTGGTTTCAAACCCAAATGGAAGGCTTCGGAACCGGCAATAATCTAATTCTTAGCCTGGGAGGTATCGCCGAGCTAAGCCCTGAGTTTTCAATTGGAGCGAGCTTTTTCAATTTAAACCGGGCAAAACTAAGTCAGGCAACAGAGGAAAGATTGCCTACTGGGATTTCCATGGGCATCAACTACCAACCCGTACCACAACTTCAGCTTCAGGCCGAGGTGGAAAAAGATATTGAGGTAAAGCCAGTAGTCAAGCTGGGGATTGAGTATGTCCTTCGTGATTGGGTTTTACTCCGCACAGGCATCAACAGCAATCCTTCGAGGATGTTCTTTGGACTAGGAATTAAGCTGGATCAACTGAGTTTTGACTATGCATATGGGCAAAACCAACCTCTGGGTACCACACATCATATTAGTTTAGGGCTCAAATTGGGAAAGTGATGTTGAGGATTGCGCTGGTGTTTTGGTTTATAGTACTTTCACTTCCATGGGTTTTGGCCCAAAATCCTCCGCGGGAAGAAATAGACATTGAAGATTTTATTGAACGGCTGTTCCCGGTTCAGGATGATGATCTGGATTTCGAATCCATTTACGAGGTACTTTTTCAGTTGTACCAAAACCCAATAGCCATTAACCAAGCCAGTGCAGAGGTGCTCGCAGCAAGTTACCTTTTGGCACCAGATCAAATCAACAACCTCATTGCGTATCGGGAGAATAATGGCCCACTGATTTCCCTGTATGAGTTGCAGGCAGTTCCTGGTTTTGACCTCAACACCATCCAGCGAATCCTGCCTTTTCTCAGTATTTCCGCAGGGCTAAATACCCAAACACAACCGCTGTGGAAGAGAATAGTCACCGAAGATCAAGCCTACCTCCTATTCCGACACCGAAGGGTATGGGAAAAGCGGCGGGGTTTTACGCCTGCTGATACCAGTTCCACGGGTAAAGTTTCCAGTCGCTATCTGGGCGATCCCAATGATTTATACCTCAGGTTTAGAATCCAACATCCCAGAGACTTCAGTATTGGAATCACACTGGACAAAGATCCCGGAGAGCAGTTTAAATGGGAAACAAAATCTGCCCGTTATGGCTTTAACTTTCTGTCATTTCATCTGGTGAAATATTATATCGGCAAATGGAAAACCATTGCTTTAGGTGATTTTCAGGCTCAATTTGGTCAAGGGCTGGTTTTTGGTGCCGGCTATGGCTTGGGCAAAGGTGCTGAAACTGTGCCTACAGTGAGAAAAAGCAGTGTGGGAATCCTCCCCTACACTGCAGCGCTGGAATTTGGCTTTTTTAGGGGCACGGGGATCACCTACCAAAGCGGAAAATGGCAGGCCAGCCTCATTGCTTCTTTTGCGCCAAGGGATGGAAGGATTGCAGCGGAGCGGGACACCTTAGAAAATGAAGATTTGACCATAAGTTCATTTAACCAGAGTGGCCTGCACAGAACAGAGAGTGAATTGAGCACCAAAAATCAATTCCGTGAATTTAGTCTGGGTGGAAACGTACAGTTTGCTCCCAATTCCAAACTGCAAGTAGGCACAAATTACCTGTTTACCCGTTTTGATCACCCTTGGGTAAAAACGCCCACTCCTTACAATCAATTTGATTTTGCAGGTAAACAAAACTCAGTCGCAAGTCTTTACCTGAATTACAATTGGAAGAATTTCTTCTTTTTTGGAGAAAGCGCGCAATCTGCATCTGGAGGAACAGGCACCATTTTAGGCCTGGTTTCCAGTCTTAGTAGGCAGATTGACTTTTCTTTGCTTTGGAGGAAATACTCGCGCGACTTTCACAGTTTTTATGCCAATGCATTTGCAGAAGCGACACGGCCTGCAAATGAGCAGGGCGTGTATTTGGGGGTTGAGATCAAGCCTATTTCGAAGTGGAAAATCAATGCCTATTACGATTTCTTCAAGTTCCCTTGGTTGCGGTACCGGGTGTATGCACCATCGGTAGGGTATGAATGGTTAGGCAGAATTACCTTCAGCCCAAACCGGTCCCTCAGTGCATTTTTTCAGATCCGGGAAGAACAAAAAGACAGAAATCTAGCAGACTCGGGTGAGCCTGCCCTGACCTACCAAGTGAAGCCGGTAAACAAGGTCAATGGTACGCTGAGTTTTCAATATCAGGTCAACAAAGCCTTTTTCATCAGGTCAAGGATTTTATTTTCCAGGATCAACTTTAATGAGAAAAAAAGTACAGGCTTTCTGATGTTTCAAGATGCGCAGTATCAATTTGGAAAATCCAGAATCACGGGAAGAATTGCACTATTCGACACAGATGATTACGATTCTAGACTTTATGCTTATGAAAACAATGTACTCTGGACCTTTTCCATCCCTCCGTACTTTGGCCAGGGGATGCGCTATTATGTGGTAGCTCAGCATCAACTTACTCCCCAGCTCACTGCGTATTTCCGCTTTGCCAAAACCAACTACACCGACCGGGAAAGCATAAGCTCAGGCTTACAGACTATAGAAGGTTCCGCCCAGACTGAAACTACTTTTATGCTCAGGTACATGCTTCATCCTTAAATTTCCATCAATGGTATTCATCTGGCCTTAGATTTTTGATAATTTGTCATCAAACCACCAAACCCTATGAATAAAAAACTACTACTCGGTGCATTTTTGCTGTTTTCGCTAAAACTAGCCTATGGACAAAGCCTAAATCTATCCGAAATGAACAAGCAGGATGGATTCGTTCCTTTTTATCTGGATGAAGAAAAAGGGAAAATATATCTAGAAATAGACAAGCTAGATGAGGAGTTTTTATACGTCAACTCCCTGACAGCCGGAATAGGATCCAATGACATCGGTCTGGACCGTGGGCAGTTAGGGAACACCAGAATCGTGGAATTCAGAAAGACCGGAAACAAGGTCTTTTTGGTACATTTAAATTACGACTTCAGAGCTTACTCTGACAATCCTGCGGAGGTACAATCTATCAAAGATGCCTTTGCTGAATCCGTCTTGTGGGGCTTCGAAATCACGCAAGTTGAAGGTGAAAAAATCATAGTAGACGCCACTAGCTTTTACCTTCAGGATGCCCATGGAGTCGCTGATCGACTGAGCAGAGGCAGACAAGGTTCATTTCGAACAGATGCAAGTCGCTCCGCTCTTTATCTCCCCATGACCAAAAACTTTCCGGAAAACACAGAAGTGGAAGCTACTATTACTTTGACTGGTCAGGCCACCGGATCTTACCTAAGGTCGGTCACGCCTAGTCCGGATGCGGTGACTGTAAGGCAGCGGCATTCCTTTATACAGCTTCCTGATGATGAATATCAGCCTAGGGAATTTGACCCGCGCGGCGGATTTGGAAGTATTTCCTACATGGATTTCACCACTCCTATAGCTGAACCCATCATGAAGCGGTTTATCGCCAGACATAGGTTAGTCAAAAAAGACCCAAGCGCTGCTGTTTCAGAAGTAGTGGAACCTATCATTTATTACTTAGACCGGGGCACTCCAGAGCCAGTAGCTTCAGCCCTTATCGAGGGAGGAAACTGGTGGAGTCAGGCCTTTGAAGCCGCTGGGTTTAAAGATGCTTTCCGGGTAGAGCTTGCTCCAGAAGGCATGGATCTAATGGATATTCGCTACAATGTAATCCAGTGGGTTCATCGCTCTACCAGAGGTTGGTCCTATGGGGCTAGTGTACGTGATCCCAGGACTGGGGAAATTCTCAAAGGACATGTTTCTTTGGGATCGCTACGGGTAAGGCAGGATTACCTGATCGCTCAGGGACTGTTACAGCCCTTTGAGGAAGGAGCACCGGCAAATCCAGAGATGCTGAAATTGGCAGTGGCCAGGTTAAAACAATTATCTGCACACGAAATCGGTCACACCATAGGTCTGGCCCATAGCTACGCTACTTCAGCAGACGGTAGATCCTCTGTGATGGACTACCCTTACCCATTGATTACTGAAACTGCCTCTGGTGAACTAGACCTCAGTAATGCTTACGATGACAAGATCGGCGCTTGGGACAAATGGGCCATCACCTACGGGTACGGTGTACCTGCCCCGGGAGTGAGTGAGGAAGAATTTATTGAAAAAACCCTTACCGACACCTATGCTGCCGGACATCAGTTTATCACAGACTCAGACTCCAGAGCTACAAGTGGTGCGCATCCTCAGTCTCACCTTTGGGACAATGGCAGCAGTGCCCCTGAAGAACTGGAAAGAATGCTAAGTCTAAGAGCTAATAGAATGGAGACATTTGGACTGAATGCCATCCCTGAAGGCCAGCCGCATGCGCTTTTGGAAGAGATATTTGTACCACTGTACCTCATGCACCGGTATCAGATTGAAGCTACAGCCAAGCTTATTGGAGGTGTAGACTATAGATACAAAATAAAAGGCGACAATCAGCCCAATCATGGTTTAGTACACCTGGCTGATCAGGAGGCTGCTCTGGAAACCCTACTCAAAACCATCTCTACCGAAAACCTACTTGTGCCAGACCATATCCTGAAGTTAATTCCACCTAGACCCTTTGGCTATGGCAGCAATCGGGAAACATTTGTATCCAGAGTAAGTCCGATATTTGACCCTATAGCACCGGCAGAAGCCATAGTGGACCTTACTTTTGATTTTATGCTCAATGGTGCAAGAGTGAACAGGGTATACCTGCAGCATTTGCAGGACAGCAGATTGTTTGGTCTGAATGAAATGCTTACACAAATGGAGGAGCAGGTTTTTGGGAGCAACAAAACTGGAGATCTCAGCCTAGAGATAAGCCTAATGACCCAATCCAAATATGTGGATCACCTGATCGCTTTAGCAAAAAACGCTGAGGTGTCCAATACCGTCAGAGCAATAGCAAGAGGAAGGTTACACTCCATTTCCAATCGCCATGGCCGTCCAAATGAAAGTTGGAATCCCGCAGACCAGCACGCCATGTACCTCGGCGAAAAAATCCAAAGCTTTTTGGAACTGCCAGAGGAGCTTACGGTTCAGGAAACCCTTAAAGCACCAGACGGTTCCCCCATTGGGATGGATATCATGAGCTGTGATTTCGATTATTAAAGAAATTAGCTGAACAAATAGATTTAAAACCTGCCGCACAGCAGGTTTTTTTAGTATAAGCCATAAGTTTGATTCATCCTGAGGTACAATTGACCGACTGCAATGCCAAGTGATGGGACCAATCTCTAGTATTTTGATAAATTTGCTGGCAGATTGATTCATATAGGTGCGGAAAAAGAAACTTTCTTTTCCACTCCCTGTTAAACTATCCAAACTACTTTGATTGTATGAGCAACCCATTATTGGTGGATTTCACCACTCCTTTTGAAACTGCCCCTTTTGATAAAATCACCCCAGATCATTTCCTCCCTGCGATTAAAGCAGCTATCAGCGAAGCAAAGCAGGACATAGCAAACATAAAAAGCCAAGAACTGCCTACATTTGAAAATACAATTGAGGCCTTGGATGCATCAGGTAAGCGACTAGGAATCATCTCAGGCATATTTTTCAATTTGAATTCTGCCGAAACCAATGATGAGATTCAAGCATTGGCAAGAGAAATCTCCCCTCTATTGACAGAGCATAGCAATGACATCTTGCTAGACCAGGAGTTATTTCAGCGCGTAGCTCAGGTTTTTGAAATAAAGGAAACCCTGAAACTCAGCCCGGAACAGACAACGCTATTAGAAAAGACCTATAAATCATTCGTCAGAAATGGCGCAAAATTAGATACTGAGAAAGCAAAAGAATTAAGGCAACTGGACCAAAGCCTGGCCAAAGCCTCCCTGCAATTTGGCGAAAATGTACTGGCCGAAACCAACAAATATGTGCACTTCGTTTCGGAAGAAAAGGATCTGGATGGATTGCCTGAGGGCATCAAAGAAGCTGCTGCGCAAATAGCAGAAGAAAAAGGCAAACCTGGCAACTGGGCTTTCACACTTGAATATCCAAGCTATATTCCAGCCATGACCTACGCCAAAAACCGGGAACTCAGAAAAACCCTGTTTATGGCCTTTGGCACGCGCTGCGCAAAGGGTGATGAACTGGACAACCAGGAAATAATCAAAGAAATCCTGAATCTCCGGCATCAACGTGCAAAACTTTTAGGCTACAAAAGCCACGCGGATTTCGTGCTGGAAGAAAGAATGGCAAAAAGTCCTGCCCAGGTGATGTCCTTTTTGGATGAACTGCTGGTAAAGGCCAAGCCTAAGGGGAAAGAAGAAGTAGCCGAACTAGCTGCCTATGCCCAGAAGCTTGACGGCTTGGATCAATTGGAAAGATGGGACTTTGCCTATTATTCCGAATTGCTCAAAAAACAGAAATACGAAATTGACGATGAGCTGCTACGCCCATTTTTCCAACTGGAAAAGGCCATTGATGGCGTATTCCTAACGGCAGAAAAACTCTACGGAATCACCTTCACTGCAAACCCGGACATCCCGGTTTATCACAAAGACGTCACCGCCTATGAAGCCAAGGACAGCAATGGAAATTTCCTCGCAGTATTCTATGCGGACTTTTTCCCAAGACCTGGCAAAAGAAACGGTGCCTGGATGACCAGCTATCGTGGGCAAAGCCTGAAAAACGGACAGGAAGTGCGTCCGCATGTGTCCATTGTGTGTAACTTCACCAAACCTACCAAGTCCAAACCCAGCCTATTGACATTCAATGAGGTGACCACTCTGTTCCATGAATTCGGACATGCGCTGCATGGAATGATGGCAAAGGGTAGTTACGAATCTCTTTCGGGAACCAGTGTTTACTGGGATTTTGTGGAGCTTCCCTCGCAGATTTTTGAAAACTGGTGTTACGAAAAGGAATGTCTGGATCTCTTTGCTAAACACTACGAGACCGGTGAGAAAATCCCTGAAGACCTGATAGAAAAAATCAAAAAAGCTGCAAACTTCCAGCAAGGCTACCAAACCCTGAGACAGCTTAGTTTTGGGTTATTGGATATGGCTTTCCATAGTCAGGACCCAGTTCAGATTCAGGATGTTCCCGCATTTGAAAGAGAAATAATGGAACCTACAGACCTACTGCCCAAGGTACCAGGTACAGTAATGAGTACTTCTTTCGGACATATTTTCCAGGGTGGGTATGCCGCCGGATATTACAGCTATAAATGGGCTGAAGTGCTGGATGCTGATGCTTTTGAGCTATTCCAGGAGAAGGGTGTTTTTGATCAAGAAACAGCCAAATCCTTTGTGAAAAATATTCTTTCTGCCGGCGGTACTGAGCATCCGTCCATACTCTACAAGAGGTTCAGAGGCAGGGAACCGAAGCAGGATGCCTTACTGAAGCGTGCCGGATTAATTTCGAAATAAGCCTTATCTTCAATCAACTGAACTTGTTTTCCCATGACTTCCACAGGTTATAAAATGCCGCCATACCTTAAAGCGCTGACAGTGATGATTTTCATCATTGTATTAGTGTTTTTCCTCATTGTAGGCAAAAGCCTGCTGGTACCTTTATTCATGGGGGGATTCTTTGCCATATTATTCACTCCGCTAGCAATGTGGCTGGAGTCCAAAAAAGTACCGAGAATCCTATCTTGTGTGATTTCACTTCTGATGATGACCGCGCTTGTAGGTGGACTGTTGACTTTCGTGATCAGTAATGTGGCTAGTTTTACCAAAGATTTTGATAATGTCTCCGGTAGGATTACGGAATATGCCAGGGAGTTTGATGATTGGACCCAGGAAACGTTTGCTTACGACGCGGCACTTCGGGACAAAGCCAATACAGATTATCTGAAAAATATCCTCACTGAAAACAGCTCCAGCATATCAGACTTCGCACTGAAAACCGTGGGTTCGATGACCGGTTTGGTACTGATTCCTGTTTTCATGTTCTTTTTCCTCCTGTATAGGGATCATCTCACTCAGGTAATAATTCAGATCTATAGAGATAAAGATCCCGAACTGGTCAAAATGCGGATCACCAGCCTGAGAAAAGTAATCCTAAATTACATAGTAGGCGTGGTGAAGGTAATGGGGATTTTGGCGATTCTGAACATCACTGCATTCTCCATCTTAGGCATCAAGCATGCGGTGTTTTTTGGGACTTTGGGGGCTATACTGAATATCATTCCTTATGTAGGCCCCTTCTTTGGTGCCATGCTCCCAATGGTCTATTCCTTCCTGACCAAGGATAGTTTATTCTATCCTGCAGGGGTATTAGTCAGCTATCAGATTATCCAAATGATAGAAGGTAATATTCTCACACCAAAGATTGTAGGAGGAAATGTCAATCTAAATGCATTCATCACCTTCCTAGGTTTGATTATAGGAGGTACGATATGGGGAGTGGCAGGGATGATCCTGGTGATTCCTATGATGGCCATTTTGCGGGAAATATTTGATCTTTCTGATGCTACCAGACCCTTTGCTTTACTATTGGGAGAGGAAAAAGTTGAAAACCAGAATTCTGAAGAGGAACAAGAAGCCGAAGAAGTAGAAAACGAAAATGAAAAGTAAAATAGTTATTGGCATCGCTCTATGTGGCCTATTGATATCCTGCGACACGGAGGAAAACAAAAAAGGCCGTTTTCTCCTGAAAGGAAACGAGAAACTGGATGAGAATGATCCAAAAGGAGCAATGGAGTTTTATGCGGAAGCCATAGAAATTGACTCCACGTATGCAGATGCCTATTACAATAAAGCAGTGGCGCATCTGCAGCTCAACCAACTTCAGGAAAGTATTGCGGATTTGACTTTGGCCATAACTTACAAGCCTGCTTACCGAGACGCATACTTCCAAAGAGGCCTGAATTACCTGGATAACGGGGAGTTTTACAAAGCCAGGGAAGATGCTGCATTTCTTCTCAACAATGATGGGGACAACTGGAAAAGTCACTTCCTGAACGGCTTGGTTTTGGAGAAGCTAAAGGAATATTCTGCCGCGCTGGACTCCTTTAAAAAGGCTTCGGATCTCAACCCTGATAATTCTGACCTGCAGGTAAACCAGGCGACCATGCTGTACTACTTGAAGGATTTTGACTCAGCATTAGAAATTCTGGAAAAAGCTGAGCTCAACAATCCTATGGAAGCCAATCTTTTCAATCTACGATCCATGATTTACTTTGACCAGGACCAGTATAAAAAGGCGCTGGAAGAAGTGGAAAAGGCCATAACATTAAATAATGGCCAAGCCTATTTCTATAATAATAAGGGCTTATACCTGCTGTTCTTAGGCGATACAGAGCAAGGTTTGGAGTTAATTAACCAAAGCATCAGAATGGACTCAAACAATCCATATGCGCTCCGAAACAAGGGGATTTACTATGTGATGCAAGGAGAAAAAACCACTGCGCTACAGTACTTAGAAGAACTGAATAATAACTATCCAGAAATGGAACTGGTAACTGAGTATCTTGAAAAAGCTCAGGCGCTTTGATTCCGCTCTAAAATAGCCTCCCGAATCACTTTCAACAATTCCGAGGCATCGATCGGCTTGGCTACGAACCCATCAAACCCATACTCGTTGATGCGGTCCATGATCTCCAGCTTCGCGGCGGCAGTCAGGGCAATTACCGGCAGGTCTGAAAACTTTTTGATGGCCGCTGTGGCTTCAAATCCATCCATTTCAGGCATCTGAATATCCATCAAAATACAATCAAAATCAGTTTTCTTTACAGCTTCTACGGCTTCTCTGCCATTGTGCACACGTTCAAAACTATACCCCCACTTCTTGATGATCTTACCCAGTACGAGTGCGTTGACATCGTTATCTTCTGCCAGGAGTAAATGCAAAGAGGAAATAGTGCTAGGGATCAAACCTACTTTACCCGGGTCAGAAAGTGGCTGATTCATGACATCCAACTCCAACTCAAAAGAAAACTCACTTCCCTCTCCCACTTTAGACTTCAGGTGGATTTCACTTCCCATAAGGTTTAGTAGCTTTCTGGTAATCGATAGTCCTAAGCCTGTTCCTCCATATTTGGTACTGAAAGTGGGTTTTACCTGATCAAAGTCATTAAAAATCCTTTCTTGATCTTCTGGAGCTATACCTATTCCTGAGTCTTTCACTTGGAAGTAAACTTTAGCTCTCGAGTCCATTTTATCGATCAGCTTCACTTTCACTTCTACTTTCCCATCTCTGGTAAATTTCAGGGCATTGGTAATTAAATTATTGAGAACCTGTGCCAATCGGGTTTTGTCTGCATTCACTAGGATATCCAAGCCTTCATCCATCTCTAGAGCTAGGGTATTTTTGGTATCCTTGGCATGGAATGATAAGCCCTGTATGATTTGATTCACCAGAGAATCAAGTAATAATGGAGCCTTTTCAATCTTAAGCTTACCGGCTTCTATTTTTTGAAAATCAAGTAGATCATTGATCATGGTGATCAGGTTTTCTACCGCAAAGTTGATCGTAGTGAGGGCGTCTTTTTGGTGATGCTGAGGATTATCCTGCATCAAGGAGTAGGTAGATCCCGATATTGCGTTCAATGGTGTTCTCAACTCATGACTGATCATGGATAGAAATTCCGATTTAACCTGATTGGCTTTTTCTGCCGCTTTTCTGGAATCATCCAGCTGGGTCTCAAATTCTTTTTGGGCAGTGATATCTGTCAAATACCCATACCAAACCATATCTCCATTGGACAACACTTCTGGTCTAGCAGCACCCAATACCCAATGATAATCTTCTGAATCGCCTCTTTTGACCCTGAACTGGCATTGCCATGGCTGTAGGGTTTTTGCGGAGCTCACAGAACTCATAACTACCTGCCCCAAATCCATTGGGTGGACTTTGGCTATAGCACTGGAAATATCAGAAAAGCTGGTGATTTCCTCTGGACTCATTCCCAAAATCGTGGCTATTCCTTTGGACAAAAAGGAAAAACTCATCTTCCCTTCCTGATCCAATACCATCTGGTATAAGCCTCCAGGCACCTGATCGGTTAGATTTTTCAAAAATTGGCTGCTTTCTTCCAGGTTTTTTTCAAGGGCTACCTTGTCAGAAATATCCTTAAAACTCAGCAGAATAAGTTCATTATTGTCCAAGTCAGCGGGAGTGGCATTTATTTCCAGGATAAGTTCATTCTCCTTTCCACTTACTAGTGAAGCAGTTTTCAATTGCTCTTTTCCGAGCTTCAGCCATTCCCTCCACAGATTCCTATCGCTAAACAGGAACCCTGTTTCTCTCAAATGATAGAGTTTTTCGTCCTGAGAAAACCCGAACAAGGAAAGTGCCTTTTTATTAGAAAAGCACACTTCTCCATCTGGCTTGGCCACCACATAGGCTTCTTGAGCATCATTGAGTAATTGAAGCAACTCTTCCTGGGTAGGCAGGCCATTGGTGGTGATGGTTTTGCCTTTATAGAATAGGTAGTAATTGGAAGAATTGTCCTGTGGCTGTTCAAAGCTGAATTCATATTTACTTCCCTCAAATTCAAATAAAATCTGCTCTTTGAAGAGAAAGGAATTCACATCAATGCCAAGTTGAATCAGCGTTTTGTCTTTCAGGCTATGCCCAATATTTTCTTCAAATGATTCATTCGTATAAAAAATCTCATAAGGGTAAAAATCATTTGCCAAAAAAACCATCTCAGAGGATTCTAGGATGATCTTTTTGAAAATGTTGTTGATACTATTTCCCTGCATGATGGATTTTTTAGGGAATGTGAATCCCCCTTGGTGAATTGCATTTTACAATAACACAAACATACACCAATATGCATTTCATATCAAGCTTTTTGCCTTACAAATATATTTTTTGGAAGAATATTTGACAAAAAGCAAACGACCAAGCCGGGTGAAGGGGTAGTTTTACCAAATTTCAGGACAAAAAAAAACCGTGGGATGACCACGGCTTTTTCACTGAATTAAACCTAGTTGTTATGATTTCGCTTTGATTAGGTTTAGTGCAGAACCTGCTTTAAACCAATCAATTTGACCTTCATTATAAGTATGATTCACCTGAATGGTATCGTATGACCCATCAGCATGATTCAAGACCACTTGCAGTTGCTTACCTGGAGCAAAGTCTGTGAGTCCAAGAATATCAATGCTATCGTCCTCCTGAATCAGTTCATAGTCTGA
This genomic window from Algoriphagus sp. TR-M9 contains:
- a CDS encoding zinc-dependent metalloprotease, with translation MNKKLLLGAFLLFSLKLAYGQSLNLSEMNKQDGFVPFYLDEEKGKIYLEIDKLDEEFLYVNSLTAGIGSNDIGLDRGQLGNTRIVEFRKTGNKVFLVHLNYDFRAYSDNPAEVQSIKDAFAESVLWGFEITQVEGEKIIVDATSFYLQDAHGVADRLSRGRQGSFRTDASRSALYLPMTKNFPENTEVEATITLTGQATGSYLRSVTPSPDAVTVRQRHSFIQLPDDEYQPREFDPRGGFGSISYMDFTTPIAEPIMKRFIARHRLVKKDPSAAVSEVVEPIIYYLDRGTPEPVASALIEGGNWWSQAFEAAGFKDAFRVELAPEGMDLMDIRYNVIQWVHRSTRGWSYGASVRDPRTGEILKGHVSLGSLRVRQDYLIAQGLLQPFEEGAPANPEMLKLAVARLKQLSAHEIGHTIGLAHSYATSADGRSSVMDYPYPLITETASGELDLSNAYDDKIGAWDKWAITYGYGVPAPGVSEEEFIEKTLTDTYAAGHQFITDSDSRATSGAHPQSHLWDNGSSAPEELERMLSLRANRMETFGLNAIPEGQPHALLEEIFVPLYLMHRYQIEATAKLIGGVDYRYKIKGDNQPNHGLVHLADQEAALETLLKTISTENLLVPDHILKLIPPRPFGYGSNRETFVSRVSPIFDPIAPAEAIVDLTFDFMLNGARVNRVYLQHLQDSRLFGLNEMLTQMEEQVFGSNKTGDLSLEISLMTQSKYVDHLIALAKNAEVSNTVRAIARGRLHSISNRHGRPNESWNPADQHAMYLGEKIQSFLELPEELTVQETLKAPDGSPIGMDIMSCDFDY
- a CDS encoding M3 family metallopeptidase, whose translation is MSNPLLVDFTTPFETAPFDKITPDHFLPAIKAAISEAKQDIANIKSQELPTFENTIEALDASGKRLGIISGIFFNLNSAETNDEIQALAREISPLLTEHSNDILLDQELFQRVAQVFEIKETLKLSPEQTTLLEKTYKSFVRNGAKLDTEKAKELRQLDQSLAKASLQFGENVLAETNKYVHFVSEEKDLDGLPEGIKEAAAQIAEEKGKPGNWAFTLEYPSYIPAMTYAKNRELRKTLFMAFGTRCAKGDELDNQEIIKEILNLRHQRAKLLGYKSHADFVLEERMAKSPAQVMSFLDELLVKAKPKGKEEVAELAAYAQKLDGLDQLERWDFAYYSELLKKQKYEIDDELLRPFFQLEKAIDGVFLTAEKLYGITFTANPDIPVYHKDVTAYEAKDSNGNFLAVFYADFFPRPGKRNGAWMTSYRGQSLKNGQEVRPHVSIVCNFTKPTKSKPSLLTFNEVTTLFHEFGHALHGMMAKGSYESLSGTSVYWDFVELPSQIFENWCYEKECLDLFAKHYETGEKIPEDLIEKIKKAANFQQGYQTLRQLSFGLLDMAFHSQDPVQIQDVPAFEREIMEPTDLLPKVPGTVMSTSFGHIFQGGYAAGYYSYKWAEVLDADAFELFQEKGVFDQETAKSFVKNILSAGGTEHPSILYKRFRGREPKQDALLKRAGLISK
- a CDS encoding AI-2E family transporter gives rise to the protein MTSTGYKMPPYLKALTVMIFIIVLVFFLIVGKSLLVPLFMGGFFAILFTPLAMWLESKKVPRILSCVISLLMMTALVGGLLTFVISNVASFTKDFDNVSGRITEYAREFDDWTQETFAYDAALRDKANTDYLKNILTENSSSISDFALKTVGSMTGLVLIPVFMFFFLLYRDHLTQVIIQIYRDKDPELVKMRITSLRKVILNYIVGVVKVMGILAILNITAFSILGIKHAVFFGTLGAILNIIPYVGPFFGAMLPMVYSFLTKDSLFYPAGVLVSYQIIQMIEGNILTPKIVGGNVNLNAFITFLGLIIGGTIWGVAGMILVIPMMAILREIFDLSDATRPFALLLGEEKVENQNSEEEQEAEEVENENEK
- a CDS encoding tetratricopeptide repeat protein, with translation MKSKIVIGIALCGLLISCDTEENKKGRFLLKGNEKLDENDPKGAMEFYAEAIEIDSTYADAYYNKAVAHLQLNQLQESIADLTLAITYKPAYRDAYFQRGLNYLDNGEFYKAREDAAFLLNNDGDNWKSHFLNGLVLEKLKEYSAALDSFKKASDLNPDNSDLQVNQATMLYYLKDFDSALEILEKAELNNPMEANLFNLRSMIYFDQDQYKKALEEVEKAITLNNGQAYFYNNKGLYLLFLGDTEQGLELINQSIRMDSNNPYALRNKGIYYVMQGEKTTALQYLEELNNNYPEMELVTEYLEKAQAL